A window from Nitrosopumilus sp. encodes these proteins:
- a CDS encoding polyprenyl synthetase family protein, whose translation MEKTKQIEENAIIINKYLNSKLKGDPKKLYDAAGHLIVNGGKRLRPYMVIKSCQILKGKISNAMPAASAVEMVHNFTLVHDDIMDNDEMRHGVPTVHKKFGIPIAILAGDVLFSKAFQIVTDTKLSTSSTAQLVSRLAKACVDVCEGQLLDVEMAEKRKIPSQAEYITMIEKKTAALFDVSCAMGAICATTKISDISNLSSFGRNLGIAFQITDDLIGVMGDPKITKKPVGNDLREGKKSLPILMAIKLAKGNDKKIILKAFGNSKASKKDLNKAVDVIRSLGIEESVRKQALKYSCKAKKSLSKYSGSAKVELISLLDFVVKRSL comes from the coding sequence ATGGAAAAAACTAAGCAGATTGAAGAAAATGCAATAATTATAAACAAATATCTAAATTCAAAACTAAAAGGTGATCCTAAGAAACTATATGATGCGGCAGGACATCTAATTGTAAACGGCGGGAAAAGACTCAGACCATATATGGTAATCAAGAGCTGTCAAATTCTAAAAGGAAAAATATCTAATGCAATGCCAGCTGCAAGTGCTGTGGAGATGGTTCATAACTTTACGTTAGTTCATGATGACATTATGGATAATGATGAAATGCGTCATGGTGTTCCAACAGTACATAAGAAATTTGGAATACCAATAGCAATTCTTGCAGGTGATGTTTTATTTTCAAAAGCATTTCAAATAGTCACAGATACAAAATTATCGACTAGTTCTACCGCTCAATTAGTTTCTAGACTTGCTAAAGCTTGTGTAGATGTATGTGAGGGACAATTACTAGATGTAGAAATGGCTGAAAAAAGGAAAATTCCATCACAAGCAGAATACATAACAATGATTGAAAAAAAAACTGCAGCATTATTTGATGTATCATGTGCAATGGGAGCAATTTGTGCAACGACCAAAATTAGTGATATTTCAAATCTCTCATCATTTGGAAGAAATTTAGGAATAGCATTTCAAATAACAGATGATCTCATAGGAGTAATGGGAGATCCAAAAATTACTAAAAAACCTGTAGGAAATGATCTTAGAGAGGGCAAAAAATCACTGCCAATTCTAATGGCAATAAAATTAGCAAAAGGTAATGATAAAAAAATAATTCTCAAAGCATTTGGAAATTCAAAAGCATCTAAAAAAGATCTTAACAAGGCAGTTGATGTTATTAGATCTTTAGGAATAGAAGAAAGTGTAAGAAAACAGGCTCTAAAATATTCATGTAAAGCCAAAAAATCATTATCAAAATATTCTGGTTCTGCTAAAGTTGAATTAATTTCATTACTAGATTTTGTTGTTAAAAGAAGTTTATAA